The nucleotide sequence ATCTCTCTGGGATAATAACTGTTCTGAAAAGGATTAGTTGAAATATTTATTGCGGTCAGGAGTTGAGCCTTAGGTCTCTAGGCGTGTACCCATACCTTGCTTTAAATTCCCTTGAAAAATGGGTAGCATTCTTAAATCCATTTTGCCGTGCAATGCGTTTAAAAGGTTCATTGGAACTTTTAACCAAAACATGTGCATTTCTAAGTCGCTCATTTTTTAGAAACTGAAACACCGTCATACCAAACAACTCCTTGAAGCCCTTCTTTAGTTTATATTCATTGGTGCCAAATTCATGGGCCAACTCCTGAAGGGATGGGGCATTTTTATCTAGATTGTTTTTGAGATAGGTTCCTATGGCCCTAAAGGTTTCCAAATCGGATACGTTTAAGAATGACTTTTCAACCAAAGAATGTTTGGCTCTAGGAAGTCGTATCTGTTTTAATATTCTGGATTGTAATTTTCTTTCGTAAAGTTTGGTGTTTTTTATAATATCCGCTGACAATAGCATATACCTGGCTTTAGGATATTTCTCTTCGGGGAGCTCAACTATCTTACAATATGCTGGAAGCTGCAAATTCATTTTAGTCTTAAATACAAGCCTCAGATTACTATCAAAATCATGGTCCGAGCTTAGCGATTTTGTATAATCGACCCATTTTATGACCGATTCTTTTTCAAGTAGATTCACCAAGGGTAGATCAAGTAGCTCTTTGCTTTCCCAATGTAATAATTGGGTGACATCTTTATTTGCATAGCTTATATTGAAGTTCTTGTCCAAGAAAAAAATCATTTGCACCAAATGCATATACGAGTCGTGCATATTAACATACCCCTGATGTAAAAAGGAATCCTTTATTTCTTCAGCAACAATATTCACTATGGCGGTAAGTGCCTCCATCTCGTCCCGCTTATCCGTTCTTTCCAACCGATAGGAAAAGTTACCCCTTGATATTTCGATCAAGAGTTGAAATACTTTATTAAGCCTGCCATTGTACGTTACATTTTCCATAGATATTGGCTATTTTACCTAATTGCACTTACTATTTACGGACACTCTATTCAGTTCAGATTTAGATGCTACAATCATTCGATGAAGTCAGATAGGAATTGTAATCCTTCCAACTCACTACTTACGACCTTAGTGGGAATAGGGGGCATATTGGCCAACATGTATAGATCGGTCAAAATTTGGGATAAGGGATTATCGGAAATAAAAGCTACGGCTATTGTAAGCGACGAGCCTTCGTTAGCCAGAAATCTTCTGGCATCTTTATTAATGTCTATTATGCCTCGAATATCACAGAGTATAGGATATGCCCTGCCTTTTTGCAGTTTTAAACGATCCGACACTATTTCCATGGCACCGGCCAATTGAATCGCAATATTTTGCTTGTAAGTAAATCGGACTATTCCATTATCTATACCATACTCAGCATATTCATTTTCGAAACTTTTTTTCATGGTAACTTTCCAAAAATGCAACTCAAAGTAATAATTTTTATACAAATTTTGTAGGATTATCGATAAAAAGCTTCAGAACTTATCTGTAAGGGATTATTAATGATCTATAAAGGATTTAATA is from Arenibacter algicola and encodes:
- a CDS encoding helix-turn-helix transcriptional regulator, producing MENVTYNGRLNKVFQLLIEISRGNFSYRLERTDKRDEMEALTAIVNIVAEEIKDSFLHQGYVNMHDSYMHLVQMIFFLDKNFNISYANKDVTQLLHWESKELLDLPLVNLLEKESVIKWVDYTKSLSSDHDFDSNLRLVFKTKMNLQLPAYCKIVELPEEKYPKARYMLLSADIIKNTKLYERKLQSRILKQIRLPRAKHSLVEKSFLNVSDLETFRAIGTYLKNNLDKNAPSLQELAHEFGTNEYKLKKGFKELFGMTVFQFLKNERLRNAHVLVKSSNEPFKRIARQNGFKNATHFSREFKARYGYTPRDLRLNS
- a CDS encoding DUF7793 family protein, encoding MKKSFENEYAEYGIDNGIVRFTYKQNIAIQLAGAMEIVSDRLKLQKGRAYPILCDIRGIIDINKDARRFLANEGSSLTIAVAFISDNPLSQILTDLYMLANMPPIPTKVVSSELEGLQFLSDFIE